The genomic window GtcaaacatacaaaatatgtaccaaagtaaataaaactttaggagaaatgattatattacagAGTACGACAGATAGTTCATTACTCTTCGTAAATTCCGTCATAAGGTTATCCCATAGACTTAATCCAGTATCTCACAAGTATTATTCAGCCAGGGTCTAAGGCAGGGGTGGCGAACCTTTTTTGGGTCAAgtgctaaaatttaaaatcaagttTTTTGGAATATGCTCgcgtgccaaaaaaaaaaaaatgaattttactaggtaagatgaaaaaaaaaagcatgcaataattacacacattttattaggtatataatttaataaataaatagtatatatgtaaagttttattacaaacttataaatttgattctaAAAATTTCTCATAGGtactaaacttttaaatataatttttttttaagataaataatatttgcgtGCCACTAAAATTTGGTCAACGTGCCACTTCTGGCACGCGTGCCATAGGTTCGCCACCCCTGGTCTAAGGAGACAATTGTGTGGAATAAATAACCGACTTTTCGATGTTATAGGATATTTGAATTCTTAAGTATGccaagtgtataatatacactatattatgatcATCTATATCAGGAGTCTCCAAACTATGACCCTCGAACAAATTTTAACTGGCCCGCGGCCCCCAtagaatagtaattaatataagaggAGATacctaacatttaaaaattaaaattgtatgtgttataagttataatatatgtataaagccTTGCAGACCCGCCAAGagatgatgatattttttgtggtccttgaataaaaaagtttggaGACCCCTGATCTGTATTAAAGACAATCTGagtaataagttaaatatattatataaaaaaaatcatctttttcacagttaattttaatccaaACAAGACGGAGGTATTATATTGacgcaaataaaattattattttggtggGAGGCTATAGTCccggtaaaaattaatttcaaccaAACTTGGGGAGATGtagcaaatttatttaaaaatcctcATTACTACAAAACACCAATTGAGTttgatttacatatatttaaaggtGTAAGGTGTACAATTCTCTTGCGACATAGATGAATATTGCCACATTCGTCTTGACGCCtgcaaaaatatattcgaCGAAACTATATGAATACATAAACAgtatattgtaaacaaataatttcacgagtttttaaaaattaaacactatAAACTTTTGTGTAGACCGTAggggaaatatatatatatggaacACTGGATggtgtatttactattatcgacctgtataatataatgttataatatcctACTACttcaatactataaaataagttataaaatgcatgtttagttgtatatataatattgtattgtatgcgttataaattataatataaaaaatatgttatcaaaATCAACCATAGTCCATAACATAGGCGCGTGCAACTAATTTTACGCCGCAACGATTAGATAAGAATACAAGCGAAACGTGATTTACGTACTTGTTGACAAAGAGAGACGCGCGTgcgaaagaaaaaacaaaaatatatacgtaccgTTCTGCTTCACAGCGATGATTCGTTGCAAAATGTTTGGCGCCGTCGTCCGTAGTAATCAtttgagaataataaatataaaatcttaatgTGCGGTGTGTGGGCACACCGCACCGGTAATaagaatttgtaaataatattgttatttttacaagtCCATTTTATATTCTGAATGGAGCGATGAATGaatgttagtattatattataacatccaAGATTCACACAATGCTTGCAAGACAAACGCGTTTATTCTACGATCTAACATCCtccaatgataattattcatactcagaattttattttattataattgttatgaatcatttttctttttaaaattccattaatgtattacatatcacatattatatactataataagcatataatgtacatagttTTTTTCAACCATTTTTGATCGTTAGATAATACTATTGATTACACATAAaccaagtatttattatattttcacatttttaatatttctaaaacacAGTTAGGTaccactatatatttttggtcACATTAGAAACTAATATTCTaatgtaacttttatttataataaatatacctaagacCTAaccaaatataatttcatactttatttgtatgatggataaaatgtattaatattaatcaaaataaaaatagtggcaataattaagatttaaatggaatgtttatattttgtttataaatactaaacaatataatattaaaatgtttaaacaaagTTTTATCATTCATATGTATTAAGTCATAACCATGTCAACAAACAACCATACTTTCCTTATAGGTTTGTATAATTTACGTCATCTTaacataatctataatatacaacagataaatattttttttaattttaaattatttaattaatatttctcattttaaaagtgaataaattttgatattttgaacatttttagttcATCAAAGAAAGATCTGTCTGCCTTTTTtacagttcaaaaaaaaaaaattagattaatgTTACtagtaaacaataacaatataataaatttttatttccctaaacgttattaatacctaagttatataaaactttaaaaaaaatgtcacttaaatgtttgtttaaattaatatagctagtagtaataaacatttatgacATGTAAGCATATTGCAAATGACtggatttataattgattgtcgaaaatgaattatttttattcaatataagttgattaaaattgaatgaaaaatagtatttcatgtgtaaatgtataatttatggaaGATTATTTTGGAAGCAAGTAGATTGGATTCCAACTCacgaaaaatttttttctagaatatttcaaaagaaatataattttatctgatattaaaatacaataaaattctaactaatgtgataaaatcaaataataataaataactacacGAAAATGTTAACACAATGTCTAGTGCATTTCcatgataatacaatttacacttgaaatcaaaattttttaaataatactaaatattaattatcaaaataagaaAGTTACAGGtagaaatttaaactaataatttatatgataaggtattttattttaaataaaaactatttaaggtATACAtaccaaatttcaaatattttgagatttacacTTACCACCtcccaaaattaaattggaGGAAATTGcagtgtataattaataattctaaattgtGAACCATTATACTTTATggaaaataatgatacaagaaaaatctatattttcattagattaaaaataaaattaggatacaaattatataattatgattttgtaaaaatcctttagttattattaattaagttaagattaaaagttaagttttatatggtttgtaattttaaattacaatcttaagaatatacatattttataaaaaatattatgaaattcttTCTATGTCAGAGTCCATTATACTTGATGCAACTTTGTTTAGCTTATTaattccataataatatgctttcaATCTGGAATCATTTTTGAGGTGCTGGATGTAATATTGGTTCTATAATGGACATAGAATATACATTCTGTCCAAAACAAGGTAAAAAGTCACCaggataaaatgttatactataatttatgaatttggaaatatacaaattgaaGAAGACCTGATGGCCTAGTAAATTAATCTTATGACAgggaaaaatatattggaaattaaaaaatactgacaACCCATTATAAGCTGTTTAAATGCTAACCAATTTCGGATTTAGCaatggatataataattaatataataaataaatttaaaaaataaaaataataataataataaaaataataaattaagaacaaACAGAaatgatttgattaaaatagtcTATTGACTAATTATACCCGAGTGTTAAATCCGAATCTCGATTGCTCACAaagacaagaaaaaaaaagattaactcATCCTACTATACAACtcaaaatttttcattatctatacttacacattttgttataataattataatttttacaacatgATCTCTAATCTATGTGTaaagtacaaattaattacttcaaaatttaaaatataaatattttaaaattgtaatatttgcttataattttcattttttttttttttacttaacttATAAACAACAGGAAAAATGATTACAATCATGTTTAAAAactacacgtatatatatatattttttttatgacgttAGATtagaatgtaaatatttttaattattctataaaattatttgttaggaATACAGATGTAAAATGTTTCCTCCaatatgtcaaaaaaaaaaaaaaatgccacacagcatttaaaaaacaattgtataatatatataactgaaataatttttgatttttttcttttaaagatatttatgaATCCTGTCCGTTTACttgaaagtataaataaaaaataataaaaatgccagcgtaaaaaaagaacaaaaatacaGTTTAACTTTTGCTCTTAATTAGTTTTCttacattatcattaaaattgtattacttagATAAGACTTggcgatatatatatatatatttatattaatatgtagaattatataaatatttattatttaatcataccGTAAAGTAGGCTGATACCAGACACAGTTGGTGTTGTTAgcttataagaaataatctGGTGTCCTACGGGTGACGTGTGGTTCGCCGCGTCGTGGTGCTGGATCGAATTGCAAACTAAAAACagtgtatgaataataaatcacactgaattttaaataataatatacacacttaCAATGAGTATTTTAAGCCGTCGTCTAGTTCCATAATAGCTGCTTGGTTACCACaccgataacaataattaggGGCCGAAAATATTGTCACTACATTGCGATCATGACACCtaccaaaacaaaaaactttaattaatataatttacaaaaaatttgcaaattttaCATACCAATTATAACCTTCCATCACAAGTTGATGAGCTCTGGAAACAAGTGTCAGACCATTCGAATGATTGAATGTTTCGGAAATATCTTGACCGAACGTATAACCGGCCCCTCTAGGTGATATACCCCAACCAATACGATCATCAGGGTCTGACCATAATAGATCACACATGGGACCCTACACattcaatacataaataaaagtcataattcacaaaatttaatttaatatattacttcatGAGGGACTTCTTGCATACGATCTAATGCTCTAATATGATCTAGCGTGTCAATGGATGGAGACAGCCCACCGTGAAGACAGAAAATCTGTTCGTCAACAAGTGCAGTCAATGGGAGATAGTCAAACAGGTCAGTGAAAAACTTCCATACATTTGCATTGCCATACTTTCGTAAGCATTCATCATAGAAGCCATACACTTGTGTAATCTGTCGACTCTCATGATTACCTCTAAGAATTGTTATTCTTTCACGGTATCGTAccttaatgtatttaatacacaaattaaaaactccattgataaaaaataacattgatgATTTAGCTTACCTTTAATGCAACCAATAATGTAACAGTTTCAACAGAATAGTAGCCACGATCAACATAATCTCCCATGAACAGATAATTTGTATCTGGGGATTTTCCACCTATTCGAAACAGTTCCATTAGGTCGTGGAACTGTCCGTGTACATCCCCACATACTGTCACCGGACATTTTACTTCTTGTACATTAGACTCTTTAGTCAAAATTTCTTTtgcctaaaataaatttcaaaatttcaatgacaataatataggtatttggtatttgcaaaaattattaactatataaatattatggaagGTTATGTATGAAGTTTCTGGTTAtgctatttataatgattgctCTTGGATTGTATTCAAatctttgttattattcataagtaGTATTTGCAGTAGTGACTATTTTTATAAGGggtgaataaaaatacagCCACTAGGTACATGAACTATATTTAgcagaaaaataattcattttttattttattttatgaacatttttaaaacaaatataaatgtaatctcTATATAATGGAcactcataaatcataaagagaaaaaaatgtatagtaaagacatgcaatataaaatgtcAGTTATTGAAAGGTTTCCACAAATAGAAGTTTGTTGGTTAGTAACATAAGAATGTGTAcacttgtatttatatataaattacgcccaatattaagatatatacCACacctataaaattaacaataaatataataaatacattaatggaatttattgatttttttatagtttattttagagactaatttatttaataagtaccattataataatgaaataaaatcaatggttTTCAGAAATTTACAAGTGCAAtaagagtaataatatattacatgagtaataaaactaaaaaaaaacatagttttttaaaatagacaaaataaatgatatatttaagtaaattttcacatagataaacttttatattttaaatcttctttttcaaagaataataagaaaaattacataaaaataaaattattatgaataagtaCTTGgtcgatttattataaaaaaaatcattattaacatcaaaaataaaataaatattatagtttttaaacatttatttatattttgtttgactacaactttaataataattgaaatgtgtttaatataagacaaaaaaattactttcgaGATGGATGGTACCTGAGTTGTAATTTAGCTCTATTGATTGAACTCATGTTTAATAAGAATACCTAATAATGATGAACCAttgtcaaatatttaacattgaacatattatatgaaatgtaaatacatttgaataagTATTGTTAAGACAtgcaaaaaacaataataaaaacagtacaaataaaagtaccaaataatgtatattttattttttcaagtattatgtgtataatatctacattaaatatttaataacaacatgGTCATGAAGAAAAGAatcttagttaaaattaagtataatatcttatttataaattacaatcaaaTCGGGTTATGTGTTAAATAGGGCTAAAATTGTAGTCGTAGAAATGAAATGTAAGAAATTGAAAGTAGatttttgaatacttttatattaagataatataaacataataattgttaaaaatagagTTTTTATATGAGACAGATAATATGAACATAATTATTGAACACCAATATTTgactttcattatttatttttttctgattactaagtatatatttttaaaataatgttaaaaagtttaatatgaatcaataaaataatgacataTAATACCAATTAACTGACCTATGATacataacaaataatgaaattaatatgtcATATAAAGTGTTGttagtgataaaaaaactttCTCTCTGtgacctataaaaaaattattctaacctttagtttttaaaaattttaaattttgattttaaatacttaacattttataattatctctAAACATGAAACATGtacttgttaattattaagtatacataatattaggaCAACCTTTTTAGGGctccaaataaattattatgttaaaaaactcaagtcaaatgttataattttaaagcaagGACAAGTTGTTGTATATGAAATAGTTAAACagtgaaattattaactaaataatttagtattcatTAGTgtctatca from Aphis gossypii isolate Hap1 chromosome 1, ASM2018417v2, whole genome shotgun sequence includes these protein-coding regions:
- the LOC114123131 gene encoding serine/threonine-protein phosphatase 2A catalytic subunit alpha isoform, which translates into the protein MDDKTSLKELDQWIEQLNECKQLTESQVKFLCDKAKEILTKESNVQEVKCPVTVCGDVHGQFHDLMELFRIGGKSPDTNYLFMGDYVDRGYYSVETVTLLVALKVRYRERITILRGNHESRQITQVYGFYDECLRKYGNANVWKFFTDLFDYLPLTALVDEQIFCLHGGLSPSIDTLDHIRALDRMQEVPHEGPMCDLLWSDPDDRIGWGISPRGAGYTFGQDISETFNHSNGLTLVSRAHQLVMEGYNWCHDRNVVTIFSAPNYCYRCGNQAAIMELDDGLKYSFLQFDPAPRRGEPHVTRRTPDYFL